One Kaistella polysaccharea DNA segment encodes these proteins:
- a CDS encoding mercuric reductase, whose translation MKKVDAIIIGSGQAAKPLSQKLSDAGWKTIMIEKSEAELGGACLNVGCTPTKTLIASAKVMHAIKTAEKHGISVGNLAIDFNTTQTRKDKIVDDSKDGLLKRTKEAENLELIYGTASFSGEKIVVIKKQDGTEDEYTAPYIFIDAGSRPAVPKIEGMDDVKWYDSTGILALDEIPEKLIVIGGGYIGLELGQMYSRFGSEVTIIETADQIMGTEDHDIAESLKKLLEKDGLKFILDSSVKKVESAGKEITVTYKSQSENKEVTGTHLLVATGRESNADGLNIEAAGIELDDKGYIKVNDQLQTNIENVYALGDINGGPQFTHIAYNDFVILRENILQKGHASTKGRIVPYTMFTDPQLGRVGLSESQAREKGLKFKVLKIEGKRITRGIETGEPQGLWKALVDEDSGQILGAAIICSEGGEIASVIQMAMLGKIPANDMATAIFSHPTYSESLNTLFTEIYKK comes from the coding sequence ATGAAAAAAGTAGATGCCATCATTATCGGTTCAGGTCAAGCCGCAAAACCACTTTCACAAAAACTCTCGGATGCCGGATGGAAAACCATCATGATCGAAAAGTCTGAGGCTGAACTCGGCGGAGCTTGCCTGAATGTTGGTTGTACACCGACCAAAACGCTAATTGCGTCTGCGAAGGTGATGCACGCTATTAAAACCGCAGAAAAACACGGAATTTCTGTTGGAAATCTGGCAATTGATTTCAATACGACACAAACAAGAAAAGATAAAATTGTAGATGATTCCAAAGACGGACTCCTAAAAAGAACGAAGGAGGCTGAAAATCTGGAATTGATTTATGGAACCGCTTCTTTCAGTGGAGAAAAAATCGTCGTGATCAAGAAACAGGATGGTACAGAGGATGAATATACGGCACCTTATATCTTTATTGATGCAGGTTCACGTCCTGCAGTTCCGAAGATAGAAGGGATGGATGATGTTAAATGGTATGATTCTACAGGAATTCTCGCCTTGGATGAAATTCCGGAAAAACTCATTGTAATCGGTGGCGGTTATATTGGTTTGGAACTAGGTCAGATGTACAGTCGTTTCGGTAGCGAAGTAACGATTATCGAAACTGCTGATCAGATCATGGGTACTGAAGATCATGATATTGCCGAATCATTAAAGAAACTTTTAGAAAAGGACGGATTGAAATTTATCCTGGATTCGTCAGTAAAGAAAGTGGAAAGTGCTGGAAAGGAAATCACAGTAACTTACAAATCACAGAGTGAAAATAAAGAAGTGACCGGAACCCATCTCTTAGTGGCAACGGGTCGGGAATCCAATGCAGATGGTTTAAATATAGAAGCAGCCGGAATTGAATTAGACGATAAAGGATATATCAAAGTCAACGATCAACTACAAACCAATATCGAAAACGTATATGCATTAGGTGATATTAATGGCGGACCGCAGTTCACGCATATTGCTTACAATGACTTTGTTATCCTGCGGGAAAATATTCTGCAAAAAGGCCATGCATCTACGAAAGGTAGAATTGTTCCTTACACCATGTTTACGGATCCTCAATTAGGGCGTGTGGGTCTTTCGGAAAGTCAAGCCAGGGAAAAAGGATTAAAATTTAAAGTCCTTAAAATCGAAGGTAAAAGAATTACGAGAGGAATAGAAACGGGCGAGCCTCAGGGATTATGGAAAGCTCTTGTTGACGAAGATTCGGGACAGATTTTAGGAGCCGCAATCATCTGCTCTGAAGGGGGCGAAATTGCGTCGGTCATTCAAATGGCGATGCTTGGCAAAATACCTGCGAACGATATGGCTACCGCTATTTTCTCTCATCCCACCTATTCCGAATCTTTGAACACGCTCTTTACAGAAATTTATAAAAAGTAA
- a CDS encoding DUF2231 domain-containing protein, translating into MMIQKNAIRLIEEQEWLETAGDALQPAIINTFEAGGDAGQKIKNFLHGTWLGHPLHPVIKDVPIGAWTMTAILDVAELTGSRKYKNGADAAVAIGIVGALGAAVTGLTDWTGTTTKKRKIGLMHGMLNIGATALYATSYVLRKNKKTRGTAIALSMAGYGVVSLAAYLGGHLVFGEQVGVDHTATSEEYPTDFVAVLAENELQNNSMKSVKAGEISVLLAKQNNKIYAIANTCSHLGGPLNEGELLEGGKVKCPWHDSVFSLEDGCVINGPASEKQPQFEIRLRNGQIEVKKSN; encoded by the coding sequence ATGATGATCCAGAAAAACGCAATTAGGCTTATCGAAGAACAGGAATGGTTAGAAACTGCGGGCGACGCGCTACAACCCGCAATCATCAACACTTTTGAAGCAGGCGGAGACGCAGGACAAAAAATTAAAAACTTTTTACATGGAACCTGGTTAGGACATCCCTTACATCCTGTGATAAAGGACGTTCCCATTGGCGCGTGGACCATGACGGCGATTTTAGATGTAGCAGAGTTAACCGGAAGTAGAAAATATAAGAACGGTGCCGATGCAGCCGTTGCAATTGGAATTGTTGGCGCTCTTGGTGCTGCAGTCACCGGTTTAACCGACTGGACAGGCACCACTACGAAGAAGCGCAAAATTGGACTTATGCACGGGATGCTCAATATTGGAGCCACCGCTCTATACGCCACGTCTTATGTGCTCCGGAAAAATAAAAAAACGAGAGGCACCGCGATCGCACTGTCCATGGCAGGTTATGGCGTGGTTTCCCTCGCAGCTTATCTAGGTGGACATTTGGTTTTCGGAGAACAAGTCGGTGTGGATCATACTGCTACTTCAGAGGAATATCCGACGGATTTCGTAGCAGTCCTGGCAGAAAACGAATTACAAAACAACAGTATGAAGTCGGTAAAGGCCGGAGAAATTTCCGTATTGTTGGCAAAGCAAAATAACAAAATTTACGCAATCGCTAATACATGTTCTCATCTTGGCGGTCCGCTCAATGAAGGCGAATTATTGGAAGGTGGTAAAGTTAAATGCCCTTGGCATGATTCGGTATTTTCTCTGGAAGATGGCTGTGTTATTAATGGACCTGCGTCGGAGAAACAACCGCAGTTTGAAATCCGCCTGAGAAATGGCCAGATCGAAGTGAAAAAATCCAACTAA
- a CDS encoding acyl-CoA thioesterase, with product MNYHTRKWIKPEDLNPNHTLFGGRLLQWIDEEAALYAIVQLETPRCVTKYISEINFISSAKQGDIIEIGIEATDFGNTSITLTCEVRNMMTRQTIITIDKIIFVGVNLDGKPTRHGKTKIEFISDRLDGQDK from the coding sequence ATGAACTATCATACTAGAAAATGGATTAAACCTGAAGATTTAAATCCCAATCATACCTTATTTGGTGGTCGACTGCTTCAGTGGATTGACGAAGAAGCAGCGCTTTATGCCATTGTACAGCTTGAAACGCCACGTTGCGTGACCAAATATATTTCGGAGATTAATTTTATAAGTTCTGCAAAACAAGGTGATATTATCGAAATTGGAATTGAAGCAACAGATTTTGGAAATACTTCCATTACATTAACTTGTGAAGTTCGGAATATGATGACACGCCAAACCATTATTACCATTGACAAAATTATATTCGTAGGTGTAAATCTCGATGGTAAACCAACCCGCCACGGTAAAACGAAAATCGAATTTATTTCCGATCGTTTAGACGGTCAGGATAAATAA
- a CDS encoding YoaK family protein encodes MFSHIGKSRTPNHNLAIASLLSFVAGLVNVVGFFAVGKLTTNVTGHFAFFVDEAFKVNFRDAFHVALFIFFFFLGAFSANFMVETFSRIRESQTYVLPIVTEAFILAVIAFTGSYLIQTNPDLIAYSLLFAMGMQNSLVTSISKSVVRTTHLTGMFTDMGIEFSQLFFYKDRNHKNKLLRSIGLRLTIIWLFFGGGVCGGILFERFGIKTLFLGTLILLSGVLYDFIKIRILVRKRKR; translated from the coding sequence ATGTTTTCGCACATCGGGAAATCCAGAACGCCCAACCATAATCTGGCAATTGCGTCCTTACTTTCTTTTGTAGCTGGTCTGGTAAATGTAGTCGGATTTTTTGCCGTGGGAAAGCTAACAACCAATGTTACCGGTCATTTTGCCTTTTTTGTGGATGAGGCTTTCAAGGTGAATTTTCGTGATGCATTTCATGTAGCACTTTTCATTTTCTTCTTTTTTTTAGGCGCATTCAGTGCCAATTTCATGGTTGAAACCTTTTCCCGAATACGGGAAAGTCAAACCTACGTGTTACCTATAGTTACAGAAGCTTTTATATTAGCGGTAATTGCCTTTACCGGCAGTTATCTGATCCAAACAAATCCAGATCTTATTGCATACAGTTTACTTTTCGCGATGGGAATGCAAAACTCCCTGGTAACCAGTATTTCAAAATCAGTGGTGAGAACTACGCACTTAACAGGAATGTTTACCGATATGGGAATTGAGTTTTCCCAACTCTTTTTTTATAAAGATAGAAATCACAAAAATAAACTTCTCCGGTCAATTGGTTTACGTTTGACTATTATTTGGCTCTTTTTTGGTGGTGGAGTGTGCGGCGGAATTTTATTTGAACGATTTGGAATAAAAACCCTTTTTTTAGGAACTCTTATACTGCTTAGTGGTGTACTTTATGACTTTATAAAAATTAGAATTCTCGTCCGCAAACGCAAACGATAA
- a CDS encoding copper-transporting P-type ATPase, whose translation MSQNNIPPAERISPSSVYYCPMECEGEKVYFEPGKRCPVCNMFLVPIEERADYQNRPQTFSKTNLPESFEDKIGEYFCPMFCENDKTYASDVGCPVCHMHLEEITQELVNSSTHHHDREKVKPVVINQESNAGKYYCPMFCEGDKVYDSNVGCPVCGMDLVKIPSKGEENAGDDTYKLLRNKFLIALIFTIPVFILSMGGMWFDFPFSHQTQAIFELALSLPVIFYAGWFLLKRGWVSFKTWNLNMFSLIALGSAAAFLFSLLAMFFPDILPHEIRHDGNIPLYFESVCVILTLVIMGQMLEARAHQKTGKAIEELMNLSPAEANLIVDKTEKKVPLSEVKIGSILRVKPGEKIPVDGKIIEGNSSVDESMITGEPIPVEKISGGIVTSGTINGNGTFLMKAEKVGDETLLSQIIKMVNEASRSKAPIQKLADKISKIFVPTVIGISILTFILWRIFGGENALIYALVNAVAVLIVACPCALGLATPMSLTVGIAKGAKNGILIKNAEALEQMHKVNVLITDKTGTLTQGKPKLDEVITTENFDRSSVLKLAASLNQNSDHPLSNAVLAEFKNEKSAFEKVTDFENISGKGVKGTIGNEQILLGNASLLRQFKIQIPNDFAEKVKSSQDEAKTISYLAKGNEVLGLLAFSDNIKESSKRAIQFLQENDVEVIMMTGDNENTAKAVADELGIKKYFANCLPQEKMAEIKRLQAEGKIVAMTGDGINDAPALAQSNVGIAMGTGTDVAIESAEITLLKGDILGVAKAKILSEKLLKNIKENLFFAFLYNTLGIPVAAGLLYPIFGILMSPMIAAAAMSFSSVSVILNSLRLNNTNLKIK comes from the coding sequence ATGTCTCAAAATAATATTCCTCCAGCCGAGAGGATTTCCCCGAGTTCCGTTTATTATTGTCCCATGGAATGTGAAGGCGAAAAAGTATATTTCGAACCGGGAAAGCGCTGTCCAGTCTGCAATATGTTTTTAGTTCCTATTGAGGAAAGGGCAGATTATCAAAACAGACCACAAACTTTTTCAAAGACCAATCTGCCGGAAAGTTTCGAAGATAAAATCGGCGAATATTTTTGCCCAATGTTTTGCGAGAACGATAAAACCTATGCTTCCGATGTAGGTTGTCCTGTTTGCCATATGCATTTAGAGGAAATTACCCAAGAACTGGTGAATTCGTCAACGCATCATCATGACAGAGAAAAGGTAAAACCTGTCGTTATTAATCAGGAAAGTAATGCGGGGAAATATTATTGTCCTATGTTTTGCGAAGGTGATAAAGTGTATGATTCCAACGTTGGTTGCCCCGTTTGTGGAATGGATCTGGTCAAAATTCCCAGTAAAGGAGAAGAAAATGCTGGCGATGATACGTATAAACTGTTAAGAAATAAGTTTCTAATTGCTTTAATTTTTACGATTCCAGTTTTCATTTTATCGATGGGTGGAATGTGGTTTGACTTTCCATTCTCCCATCAGACACAAGCGATTTTTGAATTGGCACTTTCGCTACCCGTTATTTTTTATGCGGGTTGGTTTTTATTAAAACGAGGCTGGGTTTCCTTTAAAACCTGGAATCTGAACATGTTTTCACTCATCGCACTTGGTTCAGCTGCCGCATTTCTGTTTAGTTTATTGGCCATGTTCTTTCCCGATATTTTACCGCACGAAATAAGACATGACGGGAATATACCTTTATACTTTGAATCGGTTTGTGTCATACTCACATTGGTTATCATGGGCCAAATGTTAGAAGCTCGAGCGCATCAAAAAACCGGAAAGGCGATTGAAGAACTTATGAATCTTTCTCCAGCTGAAGCTAATTTAATAGTTGATAAAACAGAAAAGAAGGTTCCTCTTTCTGAAGTTAAAATTGGCAGCATTTTGCGGGTAAAACCAGGCGAAAAAATTCCAGTTGATGGAAAGATAATCGAAGGTAATTCCTCGGTGGATGAAAGTATGATTACAGGCGAACCCATTCCTGTAGAGAAAATAAGCGGCGGAATCGTTACTTCCGGAACCATTAACGGAAATGGAACATTCTTAATGAAAGCGGAGAAAGTTGGCGATGAAACGTTGCTTTCTCAAATTATTAAAATGGTGAATGAAGCCAGCCGAAGTAAAGCGCCTATTCAGAAATTAGCAGATAAAATATCAAAAATATTTGTTCCAACCGTGATTGGAATTTCAATACTAACCTTTATCCTCTGGCGAATTTTTGGCGGAGAAAATGCATTAATTTACGCGCTTGTAAATGCTGTCGCAGTTTTAATCGTTGCCTGTCCATGTGCGCTTGGTTTGGCAACGCCAATGTCTTTAACAGTCGGAATTGCAAAAGGAGCAAAAAACGGAATCCTGATTAAGAACGCGGAAGCACTTGAACAAATGCATAAAGTAAATGTTCTAATTACCGATAAAACAGGAACTTTAACTCAAGGAAAACCAAAACTAGATGAAGTGATTACCACCGAAAATTTTGATAGATCTTCGGTACTAAAACTGGCAGCATCTTTAAATCAAAACTCCGACCATCCACTATCTAATGCGGTATTGGCAGAATTTAAAAATGAAAAATCAGCGTTTGAAAAAGTAACAGATTTTGAAAATATATCTGGAAAAGGAGTTAAAGGAACGATTGGAAATGAGCAAATACTTTTAGGCAACGCTTCACTTTTAAGGCAATTTAAGATCCAAATTCCAAACGATTTTGCAGAGAAGGTAAAATCCAGTCAAGACGAGGCAAAAACAATTTCCTATTTAGCGAAAGGAAATGAGGTTCTCGGACTGTTGGCTTTTTCAGATAATATTAAAGAAAGTTCGAAACGAGCAATTCAGTTTCTGCAGGAAAATGATGTGGAAGTCATTATGATGACGGGTGACAACGAAAATACCGCAAAAGCAGTCGCAGATGAATTGGGGATAAAAAAATATTTTGCGAACTGCCTTCCACAGGAAAAAATGGCGGAAATCAAAAGACTTCAAGCCGAAGGAAAAATCGTGGCAATGACTGGAGACGGAATTAATGATGCGCCTGCTCTAGCGCAATCAAACGTAGGAATTGCGATGGGAACTGGAACTGACGTTGCCATCGAAAGTGCCGAAATTACGTTGTTGAAAGGCGATATTTTGGGAGTGGCAAAAGCAAAAATTCTAAGTGAAAAATTATTAAAGAATATTAAAGAAAATCTGTTCTTTGCTTTTCTCTACAATACTTTGGGAATACCGGTAGCAGCGGGTTTGCTCTACCCTATTTTTGGAATACTGATGAGTCCGATGATTGCCGCGGCCGCAATGAGTTTTAGCTCTGTCTCAGTAATACTAAATTCGCTACGATTGAATAATACGAACCTGAAAATTAAGTAA
- a CDS encoding L-threonylcarbamoyladenylate synthase produces MAKILKIYPENPQENLIAEVVKTLNNGGLIIYPSDTVYALGCNIFDIRAMEKLAQIKKIKLEKAHFSIICNDLSHLSEFTRPIDTSTFRYLKNNVPGPFTFILEANKSLPLAYKGNKTVGIRVPDHIIPQLIVAKLGHPIASTSIKDDDEVIEYSTDPELIAEKYDHLVDIVIDSGYGDNIASTIVDLTSGEPEIIRQGKGEL; encoded by the coding sequence ATGGCTAAAATCCTTAAAATATATCCCGAAAATCCGCAGGAAAACCTCATTGCAGAAGTCGTTAAAACACTGAATAACGGTGGTTTAATTATCTATCCCTCCGACACGGTTTACGCGCTGGGATGTAATATTTTCGATATTCGCGCCATGGAAAAATTGGCCCAAATAAAAAAAATAAAATTAGAAAAGGCTCATTTTTCCATCATTTGCAACGATTTGAGCCATCTTTCAGAATTTACACGCCCGATAGACACCAGTACTTTTCGGTATTTGAAAAATAATGTGCCAGGACCATTTACATTTATTCTCGAGGCCAACAAAAGTTTGCCCCTCGCCTACAAAGGAAATAAAACCGTCGGCATACGCGTTCCAGATCACATTATTCCGCAGTTGATTGTGGCAAAATTAGGCCACCCGATTGCGTCTACTTCGATTAAAGATGATGATGAAGTTATTGAATATTCTACCGATCCGGAATTGATAGCCGAGAAATATGACCACTTGGTCGATATCGTAATTGATTCCGGTTATGGCGATAATATAGCTTCTACGATCGTGGATTTAACCAGTGGCGAGCCAGAAATTATCAGGCAAGGAAAAGGTGAGTTATAA
- the yaaA gene encoding peroxide stress protein YaaA, with amino-acid sequence MKILTSPAKLMNIENSSPFLKSTKPHFIDQAELIQKTLKHKSPKNLSELMEISSKLADENWERNQNWKAKPSNKESAPALMAFTGEVYRGLDAKSLDEKAIDYLQKNFRILSGLYGLLKPSDRIMLYRLEMGRKFKFDGHKNLYEFWREKVTEQLNSELKSKDLVLNLASKEYFKVLDKDKIKAPVIDFEFYEYREGKLKQIVVYTKHARGLVARFCAENKVKTLDEVKAFNLEKYYIADDLSTEKKLVFTR; translated from the coding sequence ATGAAAATCCTTACCTCTCCGGCCAAATTGATGAATATCGAAAATTCAAGTCCTTTCTTGAAATCGACCAAACCCCATTTCATTGACCAAGCTGAATTAATTCAAAAAACGCTCAAACATAAATCACCCAAAAATTTGTCGGAACTCATGGAAATCTCTTCCAAGCTCGCCGATGAAAATTGGGAAAGAAATCAAAACTGGAAAGCCAAACCTTCCAACAAAGAATCAGCGCCGGCATTGATGGCTTTTACGGGGGAAGTTTATCGCGGATTAGATGCAAAATCTCTGGATGAAAAAGCGATTGATTATCTTCAGAAAAATTTTAGAATACTTTCTGGACTGTATGGCTTGCTGAAACCATCCGATCGAATTATGCTTTACCGCTTAGAAATGGGCCGGAAATTTAAATTTGACGGTCATAAAAACCTCTATGAATTCTGGAGAGAAAAAGTAACGGAGCAACTGAACAGCGAATTAAAATCAAAAGATCTTGTGTTGAATTTAGCAAGCAAGGAATATTTTAAAGTGTTGGATAAAGACAAGATTAAAGCACCGGTCATCGATTTCGAATTCTACGAATACCGAGAAGGAAAACTGAAACAAATCGTAGTGTACACCAAGCACGCTCGTGGATTGGTTGCCCGTTTTTGCGCAGAAAACAAAGTAAAAACGCTGGATGAAGTAAAAGCGTTCAACCTGGAAAAATACTATATCGCAGACGATCTTTCCACAGAAAAAAAACTTGTATTTACAAGATAA
- a CDS encoding polyprenyl synthetase family protein, producing MANIVAEIKKPIDAEMKLFEQKFYESMQSNVALLDRVTRFIVTTKGKQMRPMFVFLCAKLTGDVNEKSFRGASMIELIHTATLVHDDVVDESFKRRNFFSINALWKNKIAVLVGDYLLSKAVLLSTDHKDYDLLAVISRTIREMAEGELLQLEKARKLDITEDVYYEIIRQKTATLIAACCEIGVLSTTNDETLSKKMMEFGTYTGMAFQIKDDLFDYLTSNIIGKPVGIDIKEKKMTLPLIHALRIASDKDRSYYFNTIKRYNNDSKRVKELIEFVKKSGGLDYAVSKMKDFQQKAKTILDEFPESEAKKSLQLMLDYVIERKF from the coding sequence GTGGCCAATATTGTAGCAGAAATAAAAAAACCTATCGATGCAGAGATGAAACTTTTTGAGCAAAAGTTTTATGAATCAATGCAAAGCAATGTTGCGCTTTTAGACAGGGTCACGCGGTTTATTGTAACGACAAAAGGTAAGCAGATGCGCCCGATGTTTGTATTTCTCTGCGCAAAGTTAACAGGAGATGTTAACGAGAAATCCTTTCGGGGTGCGTCTATGATTGAGTTGATACATACCGCAACCTTGGTTCATGATGACGTTGTAGATGAAAGCTTTAAACGTCGAAATTTCTTCTCGATTAATGCATTATGGAAAAATAAAATTGCCGTTTTAGTAGGTGATTATCTATTATCCAAAGCCGTTTTACTGTCGACAGATCACAAAGATTACGATTTACTCGCCGTCATTTCACGTACCATTCGGGAAATGGCTGAAGGAGAACTTTTGCAGCTTGAAAAAGCCCGTAAACTGGATATTACCGAAGATGTTTACTATGAAATTATTCGTCAGAAAACAGCCACTTTAATTGCGGCGTGTTGCGAGATTGGCGTGTTGTCAACCACTAATGATGAAACGCTGTCAAAAAAAATGATGGAATTTGGTACGTATACGGGAATGGCATTTCAAATTAAAGATGATCTTTTCGATTATTTAACATCAAACATTATCGGTAAACCTGTAGGAATTGATATCAAAGAAAAAAAGATGACTTTGCCGCTAATTCATGCGCTTCGGATTGCCAGTGATAAAGACCGCTCTTATTATTTCAATACCATTAAAAGGTATAATAACGACAGCAAACGCGTTAAAGAACTTATCGAATTTGTGAAGAAATCCGGAGGTTTGGATTATGCAGTTTCAAAAATGAAGGATTTCCAGCAAAAGGCCAAAACCATTCTGGATGAATTTCCGGAATCGGAAGCAAAAAAATCTTTACAATTGATGTTGGATTATGTGATTGAAAGAAAGTTCTAA
- a CDS encoding glyoxalase, producing MSDKLDLRESLEIPKLENSSEAENFQNETLRPILKLQNDFYQSVFLNYASRQKVDLETLSKQKKTLFIEASLQKDSVLKNTFIGMTIGMLTLEELETYFLDTKAYNKRIITMLIERIRSQII from the coding sequence ATGTCCGATAAATTAGACTTACGAGAATCGCTGGAGATTCCCAAATTAGAAAATAGTAGCGAGGCAGAAAATTTTCAAAATGAAACTTTACGACCCATCTTAAAATTGCAAAATGATTTCTATCAATCTGTTTTTCTAAACTATGCTTCACGTCAGAAAGTAGATTTGGAAACTTTATCAAAACAAAAAAAGACGCTCTTTATTGAGGCCAGTTTACAGAAAGACAGTGTTTTGAAAAACACCTTCATTGGAATGACGATTGGAATGTTAACTTTAGAAGAATTGGAAACCTATTTCCTGGATACTAAAGCATATAATAAAAGGATTATCACGATGCTTATTGAAAGAATCAGAAGTCAGATAATTTAG
- a CDS encoding ABC transporter ATP-binding protein, which produces MQHYKEKSTSKKHQEPKVTMLSAFKTIIWPRRNLVFIGLLLIIIKSASGLVLPWQSKVLLDQVVPNKDMSLLYSLIAIVIAAITVQAVTSYLLTRILSVQSQFLISELRSQVQKKVLSLPISFFDNTKSGALVSRIMNDVEGVRNLIGTGLVQLVGGTFTAVVSLIILIKLNPWMTLFVFVPLTLFGLIALKAFKFIRPIFRNRGKISAEVTGRLTETLAGVRVIKAFNAENQENIVFEEGVDKLYQNVKKSLTATALMTSSSTFLIGVATTGIMGMGGYYMMIGEMTTGDFLFFTLILGFMIAPIVQMSNIGSQLTEALAGLDRTEELMNMTAEEDNPNRTIELKTLKGDIEFKEVSFSYEEGKEVLHHINFKAAAGSVTALVGSSGSGKSTIAGLSATFLTPVSGVVTIDNQDLSKVKLSTYRQYLGVVLQDEFLFEGTIRENILFPRPNATEEELQNAVKAAYVNEFTDRFEEGLETLIGERGVKLSGGQRQRLAIARAILANPKIIILDEATSSLDTESEALIQKSLAELIKDRTTIVIAHRLSTIRQADQILVIEAGHIVERGNHEELIAKEGRYYELYTYQSKI; this is translated from the coding sequence ATGCAGCATTATAAAGAAAAATCTACCAGCAAAAAGCACCAAGAACCCAAAGTCACCATGTTATCGGCTTTCAAAACCATAATTTGGCCCCGCCGGAATTTGGTTTTCATTGGTTTATTGCTCATCATTATAAAAAGCGCCTCAGGCCTTGTGTTGCCCTGGCAAAGCAAAGTGCTGCTGGATCAGGTAGTGCCGAATAAAGACATGTCTCTTCTGTATTCACTTATTGCGATCGTAATCGCAGCGATTACGGTGCAGGCTGTTACTTCCTATTTATTGACCAGAATTTTGAGCGTCCAATCCCAGTTCTTAATCAGCGAATTGAGATCGCAGGTCCAGAAAAAAGTACTGTCCTTACCGATCAGTTTTTTTGACAATACAAAATCGGGTGCCTTGGTTTCCCGTATTATGAACGACGTTGAAGGGGTGCGGAACCTCATCGGGACTGGTTTAGTACAATTGGTGGGTGGAACATTTACCGCCGTAGTTTCCTTGATTATCTTAATAAAACTAAATCCCTGGATGACGCTTTTTGTCTTCGTGCCGTTGACTTTATTTGGTTTAATTGCCCTGAAAGCCTTTAAATTCATCCGTCCGATTTTCAGAAATCGTGGAAAAATCAGTGCAGAAGTTACCGGCAGATTAACCGAAACACTCGCAGGCGTTCGCGTCATCAAAGCTTTTAATGCAGAAAATCAGGAAAATATAGTTTTTGAGGAAGGCGTGGATAAACTCTATCAAAATGTGAAGAAAAGTTTGACCGCCACCGCTTTAATGACGAGCTCCTCAACGTTTTTAATTGGAGTCGCTACCACCGGAATTATGGGAATGGGCGGTTACTATATGATGATCGGCGAAATGACGACGGGAGATTTTCTCTTCTTTACTTTGATTCTGGGCTTTATGATCGCGCCCATTGTGCAGATGAGTAATATAGGAAGTCAACTTACAGAAGCTTTGGCAGGTCTGGACCGAACGGAAGAACTCATGAATATGACCGCAGAAGAGGACAATCCAAACAGAACCATTGAACTGAAAACCTTAAAAGGCGACATCGAATTTAAAGAAGTATCATTCTCTTATGAAGAAGGAAAAGAGGTCTTGCACCATATCAATTTCAAAGCTGCAGCGGGAAGTGTCACCGCACTTGTGGGAAGTTCCGGCTCTGGAAAATCTACAATTGCAGGGTTATCCGCAACTTTTTTAACACCAGTTTCCGGCGTGGTCACCATTGACAATCAGGATTTATCGAAGGTCAAATTAAGCACGTATCGTCAATATTTGGGCGTCGTTTTACAGGATGAGTTTTTATTTGAAGGCACCATTCGCGAAAATATTTTATTTCCACGGCCGAATGCGACCGAAGAAGAATTACAAAATGCCGTCAAAGCCGCCTACGTCAATGAATTTACAGACCGATTTGAAGAGGGTTTAGAAACATTAATCGGCGAACGAGGCGTGAAATTATCTGGCGGTCAGCGGCAGCGTTTGGCGATTGCACGTGCGATTCTGGCCAATCCAAAAATCATCATTCTGGACGAGGCCACGTCGAGTTTAGATACCGAGAGTGAAGCCCTGATTCAAAAGAGTTTAGCCGAGCTGATCAAGGACCGAACCACCATTGTCATTGCCCACCGTTTGAGCACCATTCGCCAGGCGGATCAGATTTTGGTCATCGAAGCCGGCCATATCGTCGAGCGCGGAAATCACGAGGAACTCATCGCAAAAGAGGGCAGGTATTACGAATTGTATACCTATCAATCGAAAATTTAA